The Petrocella atlantisensis genome has a window encoding:
- a CDS encoding methyl-accepting chemotaxis protein, which produces MKITYIYAIILKATKKYMNLTIIERTTKMGFRKKLLIGFSAIMIIMVFLGVFGLYEMKSINNNVKEIYNDSLKGVYYLKDAHYNIIKAQRAEKNVLLSKTKDEKMEHTMHLDETYTDGIIKNLNLYMDLMEGEGNEAEIEALISKVNDVKKIQSEVIDKSMAGSEDEALALSQNSTKTFDKIDTLITELSQHELAEADDTFINSNSTYNKSFLIFIGIILFALIAGAFIMSRMAASVIKPLKRSVRFADELSKGNLNSRIDIRMANDEIGMLVNSLNNTGEKLSEIVSEIKKSSMGLEESTEQLNIATEESNQVMDEIGVSVGAITDNIEQVVSSIEHISSNLKNIVINSDEVSKLTQEANTESNTLIESAKKGRSSVDILIHNTKDIEKSTNEVHVTIDDLQVLSGKIDNIITVIKDIAAQTNLLALNASIEAARAGEHGRGFKVVAEEVRKLADGSAVAAADIENTIIEVQNKTNIAVQSITITEKKVIEGNQAALVADTNLTIILDSIAQLAEKIRKISVQSEEQANSAENISEHMDQAVINSKDVAQSAHNINGNIGEQIAAIQEISALSNPLLMMTENLNKMIQYFQTTEIEAEK; this is translated from the coding sequence ATGAAAATTACATATATTTATGCTATAATATTAAAAGCGACAAAAAAGTATATGAATCTAACTATAATAGAGAGGACAACAAAAATGGGATTTAGAAAAAAATTATTGATAGGATTTTCTGCTATTATGATTATCATGGTGTTTTTGGGAGTGTTTGGCCTTTATGAAATGAAATCAATTAATAACAATGTAAAGGAAATTTATAATGACAGCTTAAAAGGAGTATACTATTTGAAAGATGCTCATTATAATATTATCAAAGCTCAGAGAGCAGAAAAGAATGTTCTTTTATCAAAAACAAAAGATGAAAAAATGGAACACACTATGCACTTGGATGAAACATATACAGATGGAATTATCAAAAATTTAAATTTATATATGGATTTGATGGAAGGTGAAGGTAACGAGGCCGAGATTGAAGCATTGATTAGTAAAGTTAATGATGTAAAAAAAATCCAGAGTGAAGTAATTGATAAAAGTATGGCAGGTAGTGAGGATGAGGCACTAGCACTTTCTCAAAACAGTACCAAGACATTTGATAAAATAGACACATTGATTACAGAACTATCACAGCATGAATTGGCAGAAGCCGATGATACTTTTATAAACAGTAATAGTACATATAATAAATCATTTTTGATCTTTATTGGAATTATACTTTTTGCTTTAATTGCCGGTGCTTTCATAATGAGTAGAATGGCCGCGTCGGTAATCAAGCCTTTAAAAAGATCAGTACGATTCGCCGATGAATTATCAAAAGGGAACTTGAATAGCAGAATTGATATTCGAATGGCTAATGATGAAATTGGCATGCTTGTGAATTCCCTTAATAATACAGGTGAGAAACTAAGTGAAATTGTATCTGAAATCAAGAAATCTTCAATGGGTTTGGAAGAAAGTACAGAACAATTAAATATAGCAACAGAAGAATCGAATCAGGTTATGGATGAAATAGGAGTTTCGGTAGGTGCCATTACAGATAATATTGAGCAAGTGGTTTCTTCGATAGAACATATCAGTAGTAATTTAAAAAATATAGTTATTAATTCTGATGAAGTATCAAAATTAACCCAGGAAGCTAATACAGAATCTAATACTCTTATTGAGTCAGCAAAAAAAGGTAGAAGTTCAGTCGATATATTAATACATAATACAAAAGATATCGAGAAATCGACAAATGAGGTACATGTAACAATAGACGATCTACAAGTACTTTCAGGTAAAATTGATAATATAATAACTGTGATTAAGGATATTGCCGCACAGACCAATCTTTTAGCCCTTAATGCATCAATAGAAGCAGCTAGAGCAGGTGAACATGGTAGAGGTTTTAAGGTTGTGGCTGAAGAAGTGAGAAAATTGGCGGATGGCAGTGCGGTTGCAGCAGCCGACATTGAGAATACAATAATCGAAGTACAAAATAAAACAAACATAGCAGTACAGAGCATAACAATTACAGAGAAAAAAGTAATTGAAGGAAATCAGGCTGCATTAGTGGCCGATACTAATTTAACTATTATTCTTGATAGTATTGCTCAATTGGCTGAAAAGATAAGGAAGATTTCAGTACAATCAGAAGAACAGGCAAATTCCGCTGAAAATATTTCAGAACATATGGATCAGGCCGTGATTAATTCAAAGGATGTAGCACAGTCCGCACATAATATAAATGGTAATATTGGCGAGCAAATAGCTGCAATTCAAGAGATAAGTGCTTTATCTAATCCTCTTCTGATGATGACAGAAAATCTTAATAAGATGATTCAGTACTTTCAAACAACTGAGATTGAGGCAGAAAAATAG